The following DNA comes from Noviherbaspirillum sp. L7-7A.
CAGGCCTTGAAACACATGGAAGCGCCGCAGGCGGCGCGCCCGCCCGGCGCCGGCGAGATCGCCGGCATGGACCTCGGCCATCGCTGGTATGCGCCGGGCACCCATATCACGATACGCGGCCTGCACAAGACCTTCGGCGCCCATACGCTGTATGACGGCTTCGACCTCGACATCCCGAAGGGCAAGATCATCTCCATCTTCGGCCCCAACGGCTGCGGCAAGAGCACGCTGATCAACATGATCGCCGGCATCCTGCCGTATGACAGGGGCCAGATCCTGTTCGACGGCAAGGACGTGCATGACACCCGCATCGGCTATGTGTTCCAGAACTACCGCGAAGCGGTGTTCCCATGGATGCGCGCCATCGACAACATCCGCTATCCGATGAAATACCTGGGCCTGTCGAAAGGCGAGAAGGAAGCCCGCATCGACCGGCTGGTGGAAAGCTTCGACGTGAAGATCGACCTCAACAAGTATCCGTACCAGATGTCCGGCGGCCAGCAGCAGATGGTGTCGATCATGCGCGCCCTGGTGGTGGACCCGGAAGTGCTGTTCCTGGACGAGCCGTTCTCGGCCCTGGACTATGAAATGACCCAGTTCCTGCGCGACCGGCTGCAGAAGGTCTTCATCGAGCGCCCGGTCACCACGCTGCTGGTGTCGCACGACCTCGACGAGGCGGTCTACCTGGCCGACTACGTGCTGCTGCTGTCGCGCAATCCGACCCGCATCGCCGACTTCGTGCCCTTCGACGCGCCGCGTCCGCGCAGCGCCGAAACCACGCTCACGCCCGACTTCCTGCGGGTCAAGGGCCATAGCCTGGAAATCTTTCAACGCGAGGTGAGGAAATGAAGAGCAGCGAGGAACTGATGAGCCGGCTGCAGCCGGTGCTGGGCCTGTTTCTGCTGGTGGTGTTCTGGGAACTGGCCTTCGAGATGCGCCTGGTCGACCCGGTGCTGCTGCCATCGCCGGCGCAGTCGTTCAGGGCGTTCTGGCAAGGCCTGGAGGAAGGCTCGCTGTGGGCCGACCTGCGGCGCACGGTGGCGCGCACCGGCATCTCCTTTGCCATCGCGCTGGTGATCGCAGTGCCCCTGGGCATCCTGCTGGGCTCGTCCGACAAGGTCTACCGCGCACTGGAATTCCCGATCGACTTCTTCCGCTCGACGCCGGCCTCGGCCATGTTCCCGCTGTTCCTGATCCTGTTCGGCAGCGGCGAGAGCACCAAGATCGCGGTCGCTGCATTCGGCGCGGCGCTGGCCATCCTGTTCGCCACCGCCTACGGCGTGATGAATGCGCGCAAGCAGCGACAGCTGGCGGCGCGGGTGATGGGGGCGTCAAGGCTGCAGGTGCTGTCGGACGTGACGATCTGGGAAAGCCTGCCGCAGACCTTCGTCGGCATGCGCTCGGGGGTGTCGCTGGCGCTGGTGATCGTGATCGTCGCCGAGATGTTCATCGGCTCCACCGACGGCCTCGGCCAGCGCATCCTGAAGTCGCAGATGGTGTTCGACATGCCCGACATGTACGCCTCCATCTTCGCCG
Coding sequences within:
- a CDS encoding ABC transporter ATP-binding protein, with protein sequence MDLGHRWYAPGTHITIRGLHKTFGAHTLYDGFDLDIPKGKIISIFGPNGCGKSTLINMIAGILPYDRGQILFDGKDVHDTRIGYVFQNYREAVFPWMRAIDNIRYPMKYLGLSKGEKEARIDRLVESFDVKIDLNKYPYQMSGGQQQMVSIMRALVVDPEVLFLDEPFSALDYEMTQFLRDRLQKVFIERPVTTLLVSHDLDEAVYLADYVLLLSRNPTRIADFVPFDAPRPRSAETTLTPDFLRVKGHSLEIFQREVRK
- a CDS encoding ABC transporter permease, whose product is MKSSEELMSRLQPVLGLFLLVVFWELAFEMRLVDPVLLPSPAQSFRAFWQGLEEGSLWADLRRTVARTGISFAIALVIAVPLGILLGSSDKVYRALEFPIDFFRSTPASAMFPLFLILFGSGESTKIAVAAFGAALAILFATAYGVMNARKQRQLAARVMGASRLQVLSDVTIWESLPQTFVGMRSGVSLALVIVIVAEMFIGSTDGLGQRILKSQMVFDMPDMYASIFAAGALGYLLNLLFIVAERRFVHWGGK